The Channa argus isolate prfri chromosome 14, Channa argus male v1.0, whole genome shotgun sequence genome includes a window with the following:
- the LOC137098068 gene encoding myosin-7-like gives MGDAAMREFGLAAPYLRKSDKERLEAQTRLFDMKKECFVPDPEFEFVKASVTSRDGDKVTVQTEFGKTVTVKECDVHPQNPPKFDKIEDMAMFTFLHEPAVLFNLKERYAAWMIYTYSGLFCVTINPYKWLPVYNQEVVLAYRGKKRSEAPPHIFSISDNAYQYMLSDRENQSVLITGESGAGKTVNTKRVIQYFASIAAAPSVGKKDPAVEKKGTLEDQIIQANPALEAFGNAKTIRNDNSSRFGKFIRIHFDNRGKLASADIETYLLEKSRVTYQLKAERDYHIFYQILSQAKPELLEMLLITNNPYDYAFISQGETTVASINDSEELMATDDAFDVLGFIQEEKNSMYKMIGAVMHYGNMKFKQKQREEQAEADGTEDADKVAYLMGLNSADLIKGLCHPRVKVGNEWVTKGQTVAQVYYAVGALSKSVYEKMFLWMVMRINQSLDTKQSRQYFIGVLDIAGFEIFESNTFEQLCINFTNEKLQQFFNHHMFVLEQEEYKKEGIEWTFIDFGMDLQACIDLIEKPMGIMSILEEECMFPKASDTTFKAKLYDNHLGKSANFQKPRIVKGKPEAHFALMHYAGTVDYNINNWLVKNKDPLNETVVTLYQKSNVKLLATLFANYAGSDSAQESGGKGKGGGTKKKGSSFQTVSALHRENLNKLMTNLRCTHPHFVRCIIPNETKTPGAMENPLVMHQLRCNGVLEGIRICRKGFPNRILYGDFKQRYRILNPSSIPEGQFIDNKKASEKLLGSLDIDHSQYKLGHTKVFFKAGLLGLLEEMRDERLALIITRIQARSRGVLARIEFQKIVERRDALLVIQWNIRAFMGVKNWPWMKMYFKIKPLLKSAETEKEMANMKEEFAKLKEAYAKLEARKKELDEKMVTLLQEKNDLQLQVQAEQDNLCDAEERCEGLIKSKIQLEAKTKELSERLEDEEEMNAELTAKKRKLEDECSELKKDIDDLELTLAKVEKEKHATENKVKNLVEEMAAQDEIIAKLTKEKKALQEAHQQTLDDLQSEEDKVNTLTKAKTKLEQQVDDLEGSLEQEKKIRMDLERAKRKLEGDLKLAQESLMDLENDKQQLEERLKKKDFEISQLNGKIEDEQAMSAQLQKKLKELQARIEELEEELEAERAARAKVEKQRADLTRELEEISERLEEAGGATSAQIEMNKKREAEFLKLRRDLEEATLQHEATAATLRKKQADSVADLGEQIDNLQRIKQKLEKEKSELRLELDDVVSNMEHIVKSKNNLEKMCRSLEDQMNEYKTKAEGGQRTINDFSMQKAKLQTENGELIRQLEEKDSLVTQLTRGKQSYTQQIEDLKRQLEEEVKAKNALAHAVQSARHDCDLLREQYEEEQEAKAELQRSMSKANSEVAQWRTKYETDAIQKTEELEEAKKKLAQRLQEAEEAVEAVNAKCSSLEKTKHRLQNEIEDLMVDVERSNAAAAALDKKQRNFDKVLAEWKQKYEESQSELESSQKEARSLSTELFKLKNSYEESLEHLETMKRENKNLQEEISDLTEQIGECGKSIHELEKIRKQLEQEKFEIQTALEEAEASLEHEEGKILRAQLEFSQVKADIERKLSEKEEEMEQAKRNHQRVVDTLQSSLEAELRSRNEALRLKKKMEGDLNEMEIQLSQANRQAAEAQKQLKAIHAHLKDTQLQLDDALRANDDMKENVAIVDRRNNLLQAELDELRAALEHTERSRKLAEQELLDVSERVQLLHSQNTSLINQKKKLEADTSQLQTEVEEAVQECRNAEEKAKKAITDAAMMAEELKKEQDTSAHLERMKKNMEQTIKDLQHRLDEAEQLAMKGGKKQMQKLEARVKELENEVESEQRKTSEAIKGVRKYERRIKELTYQTEEDRKNLARLQDLVDKLQLKVKSYKKAAEDAEEQANNNLTKFRKLQHELDEAEERADIAESQVNKLRVKSRDVGSKKGLDEE, from the exons ATGGGGGATGCGGCTATGAGAGAGTTTGGATTGGCAGCTCCTTATCTGAGAAAGTCAGACAAGGAGCGTCTGGAAGCCCAGACTCGTCTATTTGACATGAAGAAAGAGTGCTTTGTTCCAGACCCTGAGTTTGAGTTCGTCAAAGCTTCCGTCACAAGTCGCGATGGTGACAAAGTCACTGTTCAGACTGAATTTGGAAAG ACTGTCACGGTGAAGGAGTGTGACGTACACCCTCAGAACCCGCCAAAGTTTGATAAAATTGAAGACATGGCGATGTTCACCTTCCTTCATGAACCTGCTGTGCTGTTTAACCTTAAAGAGCGTTATGCAGCATGGATGATCTAT ACCTACTCTGGGCTGTTCTGTGTGACTATCAACCCCTACAAGTGGCTGCCAGTCTACAACCAAGAAGTTGTTCTTGCCTacagaggaaagaagaggagtGAAGCTCCTCCTCACATCTTCTCCATCTCAGACAATGCCTATCAGTACATGCTGTCAG acagagaaaaccaGTCAGTCCTCATCAC TGGAGAATCTGGTGCTGGAAAGACTGTGAACACCAAGCGtgtcattcagtattttgccagCATCGCTGCTGCCCCGAGTGTTGGGAAAAAAGATCCAGCTGTTGAGAAAAAG GGTACCCTGGAGGATCAAATCATCCAGGCTAACCCTGCTCTGGAGGCCTTTGGTAATGCCAAGACAATCAGGAATGACAACTCCTCCAGATTT GGTAAATTTATTCGCATTCACTTTGACAATCGAGGAAAACTTGCTTCTGCTGATATTGAAACTT ACCTTCTAGAAAAGTCTCGTGTGACTTACCAGCTCAAAGCTGAGAGAGACTACCACATTTTCTACCAGATCTTGTCTCAAGCAAAGCCTGAACTTTTGG AAATGTTGCTCATCACCAACAATCCCTACGACTATGCCTTCATCTCCCAAGGAGAGACAACTGTAGCCTCTATCAATGATTCTGAAGAACTGATGGCAACAGAT GATGCATTTGATGTCCTGGGTTTcattcaagaagaaaaaaacagcatgtaCAAGATGATTGGTGCCGTCATGCACTATGGCAACATGAAGTTCAAGCAGAAACAGCGAGAGGAGCAGGCGGAGGCTGATGGCACTGAAG ATGCTGACAAAGTAGCTTATCTGATGGGCCTGAACTCTGCTGACCTTATTAAAGGTCTCTGTCACCCTAGAGTTAAAGTAGGAAATGAGTGGGTGACCAAGGGACAAACTGTTGCCCAA GTGTATTATGCTGTTGGTGCACTGTCTAAGTCAGTGTATGAGAAGATGTTTCTGTGGATGGTAATGAGAATTAACCAATCTTTGGATACCAAGCAGTCTCGCCAATACTTCATTGGTGTACTGGACATTGCAGGATTTGAGATCTTTGAA TCCAACACCTTTGAGCAGCTGTGCATCAACTTCACCAATGAAAAACTGCAACAGTTTTTCAACCACCACATGTTTGTGCTGGAGCAGGAAGAGTACAAGAAAGAGGGAATTGAATGGACTTTCATAGATTTTGGTATGGATCTGCAGGCCTGTATTGACTTAATTGAAAAG CCCATGGGTATCATGTCCATCCTTGAAGAGGAGTGCATGTTTCCCAAAGCCTCTGATACTACCTTTAAGGCTAAGCTCTATGACAATCATCTGGGGAAATCTGCCAACTTCCAGAAGCCAAGAATTGTCAAAGGAAAACCAGAGGCTCACTTTGCCCTGATGCACTATGCTGGAACTGTTGATTATAACATTAATAACTGGCTAGTGAAAAACAAAGATCCTCTGAATGAGACTGTTGTTACACTTTACCAGAAGTCTAATGTCAAGCTGCTTGCTACTCTCTTTGCAAATTATGCTGGAAGTGATTCAG ctCAGGAGTCTGGTGGAAAGGGCAAAGGTGGCGGTACCAAAAAGAAAGGTTCATCTTTTCAAACTGTGTCAGCCTTACATAGG GAGAACCTGAACAAGCTGATGACCAACTTGAGGTGTACTCACCCTCACTTCGTTCGCTGCATCATCCCCAATGAGACTAAGACTCCTGGTGCTATGGAAAATCCCCTGGTGATGCACCAGCTGCGCTGTAACGGTGTGCTGGAGGGCATCAGGATCTGCAGAAAGGGCTTCCCCAACAGGATCCTCTATGGAGATTTCAAACAGAG atACCGCATTTTGAACCCAAGCTCTATCCCTGAGGGACAGTTCATCGATAACAAGAAAGCTTCAGAGAAGCTTCTGGGATCCTTGGATATAGATCATAGCCAGTACAAACTAGGACACACAAAA GTGTTTTTCAAAGCTGGACTGCTTGGTCTTCTGGAGGAGATGCGAGATGAACGTTTAGCGCTAATCATCACCAGGATTCAGGCAAGATCAAGAGGTGTTCTTGCAAGAATTGAATTCCAGAAGATTGTAGAACGCAG GGATGCACTGCTTGTAATCCAGTGGAACATCCGCGCCTTCATGGGGGTAAAGAATTGGCCCTGGATGAAGATGTATTTCAAGATAAAACCTCTGCTGAAGTCAGCAGAGACTGAAAAGGAGATGGCCAACATGAAGGAAGAGTTTGCCAAACTGAAAGAGGCGTATGCAAAATTAGAAGCCCGCAAGAAGGAACTTGATGAAAAAATGGTCACTCTTCTCCAAGAAAAGAATGACCTGCAGCTCCAAGTTCAGGCT GAGCAAGATAATCTGTGTGATGCTGAAGAAAGATGTGAGGGGCTGATCAAGAGCAAGATTCAGCTGGAAGCAAAAACTAAAGAGTTGTCAGAAAGactggaggatgaagaggagatgAACGCTGAACTGACTGCTAAGAAGAGGAAGTTAGAAGATGAATGTTCTGAGTTAAAGAAAGACATTGATGATTTAGAGTTAACTCTGGCTAAAGTGGAGAAAGAGAAGCACGCAACTGAGAACAAG GTAAAGAACCTGGTTGAAGAGATGGCTGCACAGGATGAGATCATTGCCAAGTtgaccaaagaaaagaaagcctTACAGGAAGCTCATCAGCAAACACTGGATGACCTACAGAGCGAAGAAGACAAAGTCAACACGCTGACCAAGGCCAAGACTAAGCTGGAACAGCAAGTGGATGAT CTTGAAGGTTCCCTtgagcaagaaaagaaaatacgcATGGATCTTGAGAGAGCAAAGAGGAAACTTGAAGGAGACCTTAAGTTAGCTCAAGAAAGTCTCATGGACCTGGAAAATGACAAGCAGCAACTTGAAGAGAGACTGAAAAA GAAAGACTTTGAGATCAGTCAACTCAATGGTAAAATAGAAGATGAACAGGCAATGAGTGCCCAGCTCCAGAAAAAATTAAAGGAGTTGCAG GCCCGCATTGAAGAGCTGGAGGAAGAGCTTGAGGCAGAGCGAGCTGCCCGAGCTAAGGTTGAGAAACAGAGGGCTGACTTGACCAGAGAGCTGGAGGAGATCAGTGAGAGGCTGGAGGAAGCTGGTGGAGCAACATCTGCCCAGATTGAGATGAATAAGAAGAGGGAGGCTGAGTTTCTGAAACTCCGCAGAGACCTCGAAGAGGCCACTCTGCAGCATGAAGCCACTGCAGCTACACTCAGGAAGAAACAAGCTGACAGTGTTGCTGACCTGGGAGAGCAGATTGACAACCTGCAGAGAATCAAGCAGAAactggagaaggagaagagtgAGCTCAGACTGGAGCTGGATGATGTGGTCTCCAATATGGAGCATATTGTAAAGTCTaag AATAATTTGGAGAAAATGTGCAGGTCTCTGGAAGACCAGATGAATGAATACAAAACAAAGGCAGAAGGAGGCCAGCGTACCATCAATGACTTCAGCATGCAGAAAGCAAAACTTCAAACTGAGAATG GTGAACTTATTAGGCAGCTGGAGGAAAAGGATTCCCTGGTCACTCAACTCACCAGAGGAAAACAGTCCTATACTCAGCAAATTGAAGACCTGAAAAGACAACTGGAAGAAGAAGTCAAG GCCAAGAATGCATTAGCCCATGCAGTGCAGTCTGCTCGTCATGACTGTGACCTGCTCAGGGAGCAGtatgaggaggagcaggaggctAAAGCTGAACTTCAGCGCAGCATGTCCAAGGCCAATTCTGAGGTGGCTCAGTGGAGAACCAAGTATGAAACTGATGCCATCCAGAAGACTGAGGAACTGGAGGAGGCAAA AAAAAAGCTGGCTCAGCGTCTGCAGGAGGCTGAGGAGGCTGTTGAAGCAGTGAATGCCAAATGTTCCTCTCTGGAGAAGACCAAGCACAGACTGCAGAATGAGATTGAAGATCTCATGGTAGATGTGGAGAGGTcgaatgctgctgctgctgctctggacAAGAAGCAAAGAAACTTTGACAAG GTCTTGGCAGAATGGAAGCAGAAGTATGAGGAGTCTCAGTCAGAGTTGGAGAGCTCTCAGAAGGAAGCCAGGTCTCTCAGCACTGAACTCTTCAAACTGAAGAACTCCTATGAAGAATCTTTAGAACATCTGGAGACCatgaagagagagaataaaaaccTGCAGG AGGAAATATCTGACCTCACTGAACAAATTGGCGAGTGTGGAAAGAGCATCCATGAGCTGGAAAAAATTCGTAAACAGTTGGAACAAGAAAAGTTTGAGATCCAAACTGCTTTGGAGGAGGCTGAG GCTTCACTGGAACATGAGGAAGGGAAGATTCTCAGAGCCCAGCTTGAGTTCAGTCAGGTGAAAGCTGACATTGAGCGCAAGCTGTctgagaaagaagaggaaatggagCAAGCAAAGAGAAACCACCAACGAGTTGTGGATACTCTTCAGAGCTCCCTTGAGGCTGAGCTACGCAGCAGAAATGAGGCCCTACGTTTGAAAAAGAAGATGGAGGGAGACCTCAATGAGATGGAGATCCAGCTCAGCCAGGCCAACAGGCAGGCAGCTGAGGCccaaaaacaacttaaagctATTCATGCACATCTGAAG GATACTCAGCTGCAGCTTGATGATGCACTGCGAGCCAATGATgatatgaaagaaaatgttgccATTGTTGACAGACGCAACAACCTGCTTCAGGCTGAACTAGATGAACTGAGAGCTGCTCTAGAACATACGGAGAGAAGTCGCAAACTTGCTGAACAAGAGCTGCTGGATGTTAGTGAAAGAGTGCAGCTACTGCACTCACAG AACACCAGCCTGATAAACCAGAAGAAAAAGCTTGAGGCTGATACATCCCAGCTTCAAACTGAAGTGGAGGAAGCAGTGCAGGAGTGCAGAAATGCAGAGGAAAAGGCCAAGAAGGCCATCACAGATGCCGCCATGATGGCAGAGGAGTTGAAGAAGGAGCAGGACACCAGCGCTCACCTGGAGCGTATGAAGAAGAACATGGAGCAAACCATCAAAGACCTGCAGCACCGTCTGGATGAAGCTGAACAGCTCGCCATGAAAGGAGGGAAGAAACAAATGCAGAAGCTTGAGGCCAGG GTCAAGGAACTGGAAAATGAAGTGGAAAgtgaacagagaaagacaagtgAGGCTATAAAGGGAGTAAGGAAATATGAAAGACGTATAAAGGAGCTTACCTATCAG ACTGAAGAAGATCGTAAAAATCTAGCACGCCTGCAAGACTTGGTGGACAAGCTTCAGCTAAAGGTTAAATCCTATAAGAAGGCTGCAGAGGATGCT GAAGAACAGGCCAACAATAATCTTACAAAGTTCCGCAAGCTTCAACATGAACTTGATGAAGCTGAAGAGCGAGCTGACATCGCTGAGTCCCAAGTCAACAAGCTACGTGTTAAGAGCCGTGATGTTGGATCAAAG aaaggACTTGATGAAGAATGA